In Microcaecilia unicolor chromosome 1, aMicUni1.1, whole genome shotgun sequence, the following are encoded in one genomic region:
- the LOC115462435 gene encoding zinc finger protein 845-like isoform X5 codes for MALGVCAEQVPVTFEDIAVSFSQEEWKYLDEGQKNLYWEVMKENYETLISLADSEVEQEDKRAKNREECPMLWGLIPRQSRKNSEKVSWGRGQQESEKMLWDPLEHSLEGVTECERSDREFINIPEHQRHPKAKTPFQNSNNKQIISDLHQRHTRDETTAHYNNSQQNTSILHQRHPREEMSFQYNNIDKTASDIHQRHPGEGTPSPYNNNENVTSDFQEIHLKEETPFQTTVNEKVTTDLHQRHPREEMPFQYNIEPMTSDLQQRHLKEETPFQNNNSEQITIDLYQRYPRGEIPFQYNIEQMTSDLQQSQPRKEMSFQCNNLEQMTSDFHQNHPREETPSRYNNGEQMISGFQQRYLRAEKPFQSTNSLFQRHLREDMPLQYNNHEQMTSDVYQRHLKAQTAFQNTNDDPVTSSLHQRDEKGKKSFLCDTCGKGFDKKPCLILHQRTHTGERPFTCMACDKSFTHKTYLRKHERIHLGHKPFPCSECNKLFSDKSQLRRHEKIHMGEKPFTCTDCGKSFSRHTSLKIHWRVHTGEKPFTCAECDKLFRYKSHLRMHQRTHTGEKPYKCTECDKLFRDKSQLRRHKWVHTGQKPFVCPECDKRFREKSTLEIHRRTHTGEKPFKCMDCDKLFRDKSQLKRHQRTHLGEKPLPCTECDKLFRCKSALKKHKRTHMEEHSFICTECGKSFSNTTNLRIHWRIHTLGL; via the coding sequence cagaTAGCGAGGttgagcaggaagacaaaagggcGAAGAATCGAGAAGAATGTCCTATGCTATGGGGACTGATCCCAAGACAATCAAGAAAGAACAGTGAGAAAGTTTCTTGGGGGAGAGGCCAACAGGAATCGGAGAAGATGCTGTGGGATCCTCTGGAACACTCACTGGAAGGAGTCACTGAGTGTGAGAGAAGTGACAGAGAGTTCATAAACATCCCCGAGCACCAGAGACACCCAAAAGCAAAGACACCCTTCCAAAATAGTAACAATAAGCAAATCATTTCTGACCTCCACCAGAGACACACAAGAGATGAGACAACCGCCCATTATAATAATAGTCAGCAAAACACTTCCATCCTCCACCAGAGACACCCAAGAGAGGAGATGTCCTTTCAGTATAATAACATTGACAAAACAGCTTCGGACATCCACCAGAGACACCCAGGAGAGGGGACACCCTCTCCTTATAATAACAATGAGAACGTGACTTCTGACTTCCAGGAGATACATTTGAAAGAAGAAACACCCTTCCAAACTACTGTCAATGAGAAAGTAACTACTGACCTCCACCAGAGACACCCAAGAGAAGAGATGCCCTTCCAGTACAACATTGAGCCAATGACTTCTGATCTGCAGCAGAGACATCTGAAAGAAGAGACACCCTTCCaaaataataacagtgagcaaaTCACTATTGACCTCTACCAGAGATACCCAAGAGGAGAGATACCATTCCAATATAACATTGAACAAATGACTTCTGATCTCCAGCAAAGCCAGCCGAGAAAGGAGATGTCCTTCCAGTGTAACAACCTTGAGCAAATGACTTCTGACTTCCACCAGAATCACCCAAGAGAGGAGACACCCTCCCGTTATAATAATGGCGAGCAAATGATTTCTGGCTTCCAGCAGAGATACCTCAGAGCAGAGAAACCCTTCCAAAGTACTAACAGTCTCTTCCAGAGACACCTGAGAGAAGATATGCCTTTACAATATAATAACCATGAACAAATGACTTCAGACGTCTACCAGAGACATCTGAAAGCACAGACGGCCTTCCAAAATACTAACGATGATCCAGTAACTTCTAGTCTCCATCAGAGAGATGAGAAAGGGAAGAAATCATTTTTGTGTGACACCTGTGGAAAAGGCTTTGATAAGAAACCATGCTTAATTTTGCACCAGAGAACACACACAGGAGAAAGACCATTTACATGTATGgcatgtgataaaagcttcactcacaaaACATACCTGAGAAAGCATGAAAGGATCCACTTGGGACACAAACCATTTCCATGTTCTGAGTGTAACAAATTATTCAGTGATAAATCCCAGCTAAGAAGACACGAAAAGATCCACATGGGtgaaaaaccatttacatgtactgattgtggtaaaagcttcagtcgccACACTTCCCTAAAAATCCATTGGCgggtccacacgggagagaaaccatttacatgtgctgAGTGTGACAAATTATTCCGATATAAGTCACATCTAAGAATGCACCAAAGAACTCACACgggagaaaaaccatataaatgtaCTGAGTGTGACAAATTATTCCGTGATAAATCACAGCTAAGAAGGCACAAATGGGTCCACACGGGACAGAAGCCATTTGTATGTCCTGAGTGTGATAAAAGATTTAGAGAAAAATCGACATTAGAAATACACCGAAGAACacacacaggagaaaaaccatttaaatgtatgGATTGTGATAAACTGTTCCGGGATAAATCACAGCTTAAAAGGCATCAAAGGACCCATCTAGGAGAGAAACCACTTCCATGCACGGAGTGTGATAAACTATTCAGGTGTAAATCTGCCCTGAAGAAGCACAAAAGGACccacatggaagaacattcatttatatgtactgagtgtggtaaaagcttcagtaaCACAACAAATTTGAGGATACATTGGAGAATCCACACTCTTGGACTATAA